CCGTTCGCTTCGATTGCCGGTCGAGCGAGGCCAGAAGGATCGCAAGAGCCTGTTCATAGTCACCCGGCAAGTACCGTCGTAACGCATGTGCGATCTTCCAGGCGCGCGGCATCAATGCTAGATCGTCATACCCCTCCAGCACCGACTGCACGAACGCCTTCTCATTGAATCGAGGAGATACGGCGGCAATCGTTCGCGCAATGGTGCGCGGCACATCCGCGCCGAAACTATTCTTGAGCGGTTCAGCCATCGCCGTCACCCACCGGCAAACACCGGCCGGAATCCGGCTTTGCTCAAGATACGGGCGACGTCATCACGCCGGTCTCCTTGAATCTCAATGCGCCCTTCCTTTACCGTCCCGCCGACGCCGCAAGCCTTCTGCATTTCCTTGGCCAGTTGTTCTTTTTCGGCTTGGCTGACACCGACGAATCCCGTGATCAGTGTGACCGTCTTGCCACCCCGATGCGCCGTCTGCCGGATGATATCCACCCGGCCGCGATGTGTGACCTGCTCACGCGCGGCCTCTTTGGGACGATCTATCGTGTCTCCCTGCGCAGCCTGCGGCAGGTCCATCTGTTTCAACACCGCAAACGGACTCTTCCACACGACCGGCTCACCATCGATAGGAATACGCGTCTTCTGTTTCATCCCGTCACATCCTCGCCTCGGACCTGGCCCGAATCCGGATCACCCTGCCTCATTCACCGCGCCGTAATCGCCGCTTTCCAGGTCGCCAATTCGATCTGGGCCGCTTGTATCCCATCGCCGATCAACACCTGCCCGTCTTGGATCGTGCAGTGCAACTCCATCTGACGCTGTGAGAGGCCGGCCAAAGCCCGGCTCCCTTCCGGCGAAAGGTTCATCACCGTGAGGTTGTTCAATCGCTCGAGGGCCGCCACATTCTCTTTCCACCACTGGCCCGCGGGGCGGCCGCCATAGGTATAGACGCACACCTGTTTGGCTCGACCACAGGCCTGGCGCAGCACCCGTTCATCCGGCAGCCCCACCTCGATCCACCATTCAATCAGCCCGGTCAAATCTTTCTGCCACAGGGCCGGTTCGTCTTCTGTGCCGATCCCGCGGCCGAACGACAAGGCTTCATGCGCGTGCAACGCAAACGCCAACACGCGCGTCATCATCCGCTCGTCGGTTTCGGACGGATGACGGGCGAGCGTGAGCGTATGGTCTTCGTAATAATTGCGGTCGACGTCCGCAATATGGAGGACGGCTTTGAAAATCGTCGCGTTCGGGGCCATGTCGGTGTGATGTCCTCGTATGAAGCGATCGGATTGAAGATGCACGTAAGCGGTCGAAGCCGACGGCTCAGAATCAGGGCAACTCCGCGATATACATGCCCTCCACCCGCTCCCGCGCCCAGGGCGTCTTGCGAAGAAACGTGAGGCTGGATTTGACGCTGGGATTATGCAGAAAGCACCGCACCGGCAAACGACGGCCGAGTTCAGCCCAGCCGTGGCGTTCGACCAGAGTGGTCACGATAGTCTCCAGCGTGATGCCATGCAAGGGATCGCGGGGATGGGCGATGGGAGGAACGTGGACCATGCGGGAGCATACCCCGCCGCCACCCCGAAAGTCATTTCAGCGAAGCGTGAGACTCAGTGCCCCCTCGAATCGGACCCGACTCAAGGCCTGTCTGCGTGTGGGCACACCACATATGCGGGAGCCGATAGGGAGAAACACCGAAGGAGGGCTGCAACCACCGCCCATACGCATCCCTTCCCGTCAAGACTGTTAGTCCATCGAGATCCGAAGCCACGCCCGCCCATGCGACCAACCGCCGGTCACGCTGTGATGCTAAACGGTGGCCACCAGGCTAGTTCCCCACCTAATTTTTGCTCCATCGCATTGTGACGGGCCGACGTCACGGGGATCACCGCTAGCCCACAAACCATGACGCAACAAAACCCTAGGGCTGCTATAGTACAGCTGCAGTTTCATCGCAAGGGTGGCGCAGTGAGGGCTTCCCTACTTAACCCAAGGAGGGCTGACATGAAGACGTCGTTGCTTATTGCAGTTGCGGTCATCGTCGGACTGGGCACAAGCACGGTCCCCACGTTTGCGCCAGTAGTCTATGCCGACGGCCTCGTAGCCGAAGGCAAAGAGGCGATGAAGGGCACGGGCAAGTCGCTGACGGAAGCCACAGGCAAACTCAAAACCGATGCGACCCAAACGAAAGAAGACGCCAAGAAGCTGGACCTCGACAAGACCAAGCAGGGCGTCGGTCAGGTCAAGGGAGACGTCAAAGAGATCAAGGAGGGCGCCAAGGGAGCGTTGGCCAATCCGCTGGGCAAATAACGGTCTGCTCTCTACGCCCCAAGCATTCCTTTCGATCTCCGCGCTCCCATCTACCCACCCAGGCTGCGCCCTGGGTGGGCCCCAAATTGCACGCACCTAACAAAGACTTTCCTACGCCGCGAGGTACGCGATGCAAGGAATCACGAGCATCACGATTGCGTGCGCCGGCAGTGTCTTCCGGGAACACCAGGCTGCCCGTCCCCCCTCCCCCTCCTTGCCGACACCCCGCTCCGACTGATACAAGGAAGAGTTGCCATTAGGCCACGTCAGAAGGCCAGACCGCCCCTGCCCCGTTGGCCGCTCTCATTCACCAAGAGACCATCTATGTCCCTGCCGGTTGAAAAGTCCGCATCCGACGAACTGCGACGAGAAATCTCGCGGCGGCGCACGTTTGCCATCATTTCCCACCCCGACGCCGGAAAGACGACGTTGACCGAGAAATTGCTCCTCTACGCCGGAGCCGTACACCTGGCCGGAGCCGTGCAAGCCCGCTCCACCCAACGCCAGGCCAAATCAGACTGGATGGAACTGGAGCAGGCGCGCGGTATCTCGATTACGTCCACGATGTTGCAGTTCGACTATCAGGGCGCGAGGATCAATTTGCTCGATACGCCGGGGCACCAGGACTTCAGCGAAGACACCTATCGGACCCTCATGGCGGTAGATAGCGCCGTCATGGTGCTGGACGGCGCCAAGGGTATCGAACCTCAAACGAAGAAGTTGTTTGCCGTGTGTCGCAAACGCGGGATTCCGATCCTGACCTTCATCAACAAAATGGACCAACCCGGACGCCACCCCTTCGATCTGCTCGATGAGATCGAGCGCACGTTGGGCATGACGGCAGTTCCGTTTAATTGGCCGATCGGGGAAGGGGCCGGCTTTCAGGGCGTCTACGATTTTCAACAACGTCAGGTGCTCTTCTTCCAGCGCACCACCCACAACCAGCGACGCGCCCCCATGACCGTGGAGGCCTTCCCCAATCCGAAACTGGCGGAAACTCTCGGCGACGCCTACGAGCCGTTGCAGGAAGAAATCGGCTTACTGACAGGCGCAGGCACCTCGTTTGATCGAGACCGGTTTCTCGCCGGGGAGCTGACTCCGGTATTTTTCGGCAGCGCGTTGACGAACTTCGGCGTCGGGCCATTTCTGGATGCCTTTACCACGCTGGCGCCGCCCCCCGGGCCGCGCCACACGGCCCAGGGACAGATTCAACCGACCGACGATGCGTTCTCCGGCTTCGTGTTCAAGATCCAGGCAAACATGGACCCGCAACATCGTGACCGTATGGCGTTCCTCCGCATCTGTTCCGGCCGATTTGAAAAAGACATGATGGTGCACCACGCCCGACTGGGCCGCAAGATCCGGATGACGCGTCCCCACCGGCTCTTCGGCCGTGACCGTGAAACGATCGATGAAGCGTACCCCGGCGACGTGGTGGGTTTGGTTAATCCCGGCCTGTTCACCATCGGCGATACACTGACCTCCGATCCAACGGTGACCTTCGATCCCATTCCGCACTTTCCGCCGGAATGTTTCGGCCTCCTGCGAACACAGGACATTTCCAAGCACAAACAGTTCCAAAAGGGACTCAAGCAGCTGGAAGAAGAAGGGGTCATGCAGATTTTCTACTCGCCGGACCATGTACGTCGCGAACCGGTGCTGGCCGCGGTGGGTGAACTGCAGTTCGACGTCGTCATGTCCCGCCTGGAGCACGAATACGGCGTCAAAACCACCGTCGAGCGCATGCCCCATACCATGGCCCGCTGGATCGTCGGTGATCCTGGGGCGATCTCCGCGGTCTATTGGCCCTCCGACACCGTTCGGCTGGTCGATCAACAAGGCCGCGGCGTCATGTTATTTACCACCGAACATCTGCTGGCCTATTGCATCAAATCGAACCCCTCCATCAAGTTTCTGCTTCGTGAAGAGGTCACCGGCCTGGACAGCTGACAATCACACCCCATCGGCACTCCCACTTCGCCCAAGACAGCAGCACCACCGCACCCACAGATCAATGGCCGGTCGCCCACCACACGTCGAGGCGCCCCCGGTCAGACCACGACCAATCCTAGAACTGCTGCTCACGTATCCGGTGTCTCGTGCGTGAGACGTGACACCCGCGCATCGATGAGCCTCACTTCATCAAGATGGCCGACAAGGCCATTCGTCTCGGCTCCCACCGCAGGGCCGTCGGCAATCCGGGCCGATCTCTTATTGACAACAGCGTGAGTGTCCAGTATCACTGGACACTCACACTGAATTGCTTGACAGACAGCTAGCCGGCCCATTCACGAATCCGGACATCACCAGGCGCACACCTCATCAGGTGACACCATGAAACGCCGTGTAATCATCAGACCTGCCGATCGCAAGGGAGCCATCGTCTCCTCGACACGTATCGTGTTTCTTGCGGGATTTGGACTGCTGTTCCTCACGGGAGTCACCAGCGTCCGGCACCTCCTCGACAACGCGCTCTCGGCCTATCTGCTGGGTTGGGCATTGTATGGGATGTTCGCGCGGGGGCCGCTTCAGGAAACAGGTCTCCGCTTCCTCCTCACAACAGGCACGCTCATCTTTTGCTGGATACTCGCGGAAGGCGCCACCCTCTTCCGCCTCATTGATTATCGAGCCCTGTTCGGATCATACGAATCCGGCACGGCCCTGAGCCTGACGGGACGACGCTTTGACAGTGAACTGTTGTGGCGGCACGATCCCCATTACCAATTCGAAGCGCCATACCAGGGGAACATCGGACGAGCACTCTGCATGCCTCCCGATCCGTCCCGAACGGTAGTCATCCGCTATGATCGCAATGGATTCCGCAATGCCCAAGACCTTGAAACGGCTGAGGTCGTGGTCATCGGAGACTCGTACGTTGAGGGTTACTTGATGTCCGACGAGCATTTGCTCACGACTCACCTGAGCAAGTTGCAAGGCATGTCCGTGGCCAACCTGGGACATTCAGGATATGGGCCTCAACAGGAACTGGCCGTCCTGCGGCGATTCGGCCTCCCACTCAAACCCAAAACCGTCGTCTGGGCATTCTTCGAGGGTAATGATTTTTCGGATGCGGAGAAATACTGGACACCCGGCAGCACGACGCCGAGGCTCGGCATCGCCCCGTGGCAGGACTTCTGGCAGGATTTCTGGTTCCGCTCATTGACCAGAAACGTCTCGGCCCTCCTCCTCCGCTCGAAACAACCCTGCACACCGGATCAGTCCTTGACGGAGTTCAGGGCCGAATTCCTCGACGCTGCGCGCAGAACCACCACGGTATTTTTCGCGTCCACCGAAGTCGGTCCGATCTCGCCCCGCGCGCTCCATAAGGCCGTCGCGCCGATGATCCAAGCCGCGCAACTGTGCCATGAGCAGGGCATCCGCTTCCTTGTGGCATTTGTGCCGGAAAAATTCCGCGTCTACCATGATCTCCACAACGTCTCTTTGGCGGCAACCGCAGTTCGCCAATGGCACGTCAGCGATCTTCCCACTCACTTGCAACGGCTGTTGGAGGAAGCGGATCCGCACATTGAGTATGTCGACCTGACGCCCGCGTTGAAAGCCGCATCACGCGCCGGCATTCCAACCTACCTTGCAGACGACACCCATTGGACAGCTGAGGGGAACCGTGTGGCGGCTGACACCATCCACCGCGCCTTGCAGAAGGCCTCTCAAACAAGAATTTCACCGGACACCTGAACACCTGGAGAGGTCACTCACCGCACGGCACCACGACCACCCACAAATGTGGTATAACGAGTCAACGGACCAGAGGCGCCACGAGCCGCTTCTGGGGAAATGACCGCGAGCACGATCACACCTCTTGCTGCCCTTAGCGCCTCAGGCTAACTCGGCCTGGGTGCCTTGCCCGCTCACAGAGTGAACAGAGAGTCGTTCCCTCGCCCGCCGTCCAGATGAACGGCGCGGATCGGACGGCAGCGCACCGACGCCATCGGCGAGCGGTTCGTCAGACAGACACGATACCCAATGAGGCCGCTACAGGTTTCGAGGAGAAGGACCATGCCCAAGGCACGAACTGCAAAAAATTGTTACTGTTGCGAAGCAGACGATCGAATCAAGATGACCTATATGGTCTGCGCCTTGTGCCATCGACCATTCTGCAGCGCCCATGGCGTGCCTGATCTGGAGCAATGCACGAAATGCCTGGAGGCCAGCGAAGAGACGGAGTAGATCGAGGCTGACCCGCTGCTCAACGCGTCGTCTTGGGCCGCCTCGGCTTGCGGGCCTTAATGCCAACCATCACCGACACCCGTGCCTGCTTCGACAAGGCTTGATCAATGCGGCTCTTTCCATTGGTCGTCAGAATAACGAGCCCCTGATGGTCCTCGATGCGCTGGAGCAGGTGGGCTGCTCCGGCATCCGCATACTGACTCGCACTTCCTCGGCGCGTACCAAATAAGGCATCCGCCCCGTCGAAAAACAGGATCGAGCCGCTGCGCTCTGCGTCGTCGAAGACCCGATTGATATTCTTCTCCGATTCCCCTTCCCGCCGACTCACCACGGACGAGAGATCTACCTTTGACAGATCCAGCTTCAGCTCTTCCGCCACCAATTCCGCCGCTTTGTTCCGACGGAGCGGCGTCGATCCTGACAGAACCACGACGGCCACTCCCGGCCGTTTCGAGCGGGTAGACCGGCTGCGCCGCGCAGGAGCGGCTTTCTTCCTCGCCGACGAATTCGCGGTCTGCGTGGGGCCCTTTTTCGAAGACTTTCGCACCGTTGGCTTCACTCTGGTATCCACCATGGTTTCCTTTCTGTTCCATTCTTCAGCGAGAACATCGCCCACCCGCGAGGGGGCCGCTTCGCATCCATACCTCAACCGGACTTACCGCTTTTTGTCGAACCCGGAATCGCGCCATTTTTCGAGCAGGGCAATGCGCCGCTCCAACTGTGGAATCGTGGCCTGATCGACTCGTCCCCCGGTCCGTTTGATGAGCTCCGCATTGAGCTGTCGGTGATCCACCCCGCACTTTCGAGCCACGGCACCGACGAGCAGCCGATGTTTATCCCGCAAGCTGTTCTTCTGGTCGTGTAGCGCCACCGCCGGTTCCGATTGCGCCTTGCCCTCACCGGGCGGCTCTCCCTCCTCAGCCCCGATCAAGGCATCGAGCCGGGCCACGCCGTTGAGCGGAATATATTCTTTCAATGAGGTCGCGGCAGTCCCGAAGAGCGTCCGCTGCACGGACGGCATGATGTCTTCGAGCACATGATCGCGCTCAACCTTGATGCGCTTCGCATAGTGGACCAGCGTGGCATCTTTGGGCAGATAGAGCCAGGCCCGCTGAGGTTTCGGGACCTTCTCCTGCATCCGCACAAAACGCCCGACGACCTGGCGAAAGTACATCTCGGTCAAGACATTGGTGGCGTAGACGCCGACGCGCAAACGCGGAATATCGACCCCTTCACTCACCATGTTCACGGCCACCAGCCATTGCTGCGTTTTGTGATGGGCAAACGTTTCGATCGTTTTCGAGGCAGAGGGATCGTCGGAGACGGCGACCAGCGCGCGCTGGCCCGTGAGCCGATACACCAGCTCGGCCACCTGCCGCGCATGGTCCTGATTCATGGTCACGATCAGGCCGCCCGCATCCGCCTGCTCCTGCTTCCGCAGACGCTGCAATTCGGCATGGGCATCGCTCAACACCGGCCCCAGCCAGGTCTCCTGGAGCAAGGCGGTCTTGAGGCGCTCCCGCTGGCGCTCGAACGTCAACCCGTCCTCGAATGTGGCCCGATGTTCCCGTCCGTCGGACAACCAGGTCAATTCCCCTTCGTAACTCGGGAAAAGAATCGGCCGACATACCCCGTCACGGATGGAGTGGGAATAGCCATAGGTGAAGTCGGCCTGACTCTCACCCTGTTCGTAGCGCACATACGGAATGGGATTGTTATCGGACCGAAAGGGCGTGCCGGACAAGGCGAGGCGAAAGACGGCCTCCGCGAATGATTCCCGCAGGGCCTTGCCCCAATCCTTCCCGTCTCCGGCATGGTGTAACTCGTCCAGGATGACCAGAGTCTTGCGACTGCGGCAGGCGCGGCGAAAGACCTCCGGCGCCAAACAGACCTGTTGATAGGTCACCACTGCGCCGTGATAGTCCCGTGCTTCGAACGCCTGGTCGTTCGACAAGGCCGGATCGAGTTGAATGCCGACCTGTCCGGCGGCTGAGGCCCACTGCGTCCGCAGGTGGTTCGTCGGGCACACCACCACGACACGACCGGCGGCACGGGCGGCCAGATAATGATGGGCAATCCGAAGCGCAAAGCGGGTTTTCCCCGCCGCCGGTGTGGCGGTCACGAGATAGTCTTCGCGCGGGTTCGCCAACACATCGGCCACGGCCCGAGTCTGCCAATCACGAAGTACTGCGTTCCAGGGGGCGAGGGTCACCGCCATCTCAATACCGGGCTCGTCCGTCTCCTTGCGTGACGCAAGTCGTTGCGTCGTTCCAGTTCCGTCCCGCCTCCCATTCCAACCCCTGCGCACGTCGTTGAGTTCTCATCAACAGCGGTCCGCAACCGGGGGGTTCCACGGGGACGATCAACCTATCATGACGATGAAGATGAGGTGTGGCGCACACGCTACCGACAGAGCCTCACGGTGAGGAGGCAGCCGGCACCGGCATGGGAGAGACACATCATATCTGTGCGGAATGGTAGCGCAAAACCTGCCGGGCAACAAGGGCCAAGACCGATCTGACCGAGGGGAGACTACCATCTCCACCCAGCCGGCAGAGAGCATGAGCCTCGGCGGATTCGAAGAGCTGAACCCCGACTCGCGGCACGCGAGCCTTCGTGCGCAACTCTTGCCGAAGGGTACGCCAACGGATTCAGTGCCTTCGTCACACGCCGACGCCGAACCCTCTTGCTGCAACCCGTCGATGCCTCTGCCCGTCTCAGTCCCTGAAGACTCTGACCGGCACTTTCTGTCCCTTGATCCGCGCCCGCCCCAAGGCCTCGATGATTTGGCGGGCGGCTTCCTCCGGCACATCGACCAGGGAGAATCGCTCCTCCACTTCGATAGCCCCGATTAGGCGCGACGGCACCCCGGCTTCATTCGCGATCGCCCCGACAAGATCACCGGGTCGGATTCCTGCCGCCCGCCCGGCCCCGACGTAGACCCGCACGGTGCCGGCAGCTCGTCCGCCTCGTCCTGGCCCGCCTCGCGGCGCGCGCCCGCGGTCTCCCGACTGGGGAGCCGATGATCCGTAGGAAGGGCGTGAGGCCCGGTACGGCTCGGGCGCTCTGACCGGCACTGCCGGAATTTCCTCGTCGGCTTGATCACCACCATGCGAACCGTACACCAGCTTGATCGCCGCTGCGGCAACATCCGCAGGATCAGCCGAGGCAGCCAGGGCATCGACGACGCGACGAAAATCTTCGAGTCCGCCCGCCTCCAATGTTGCCTCAATCGACGCCTTGGTTCGTTCCAACCGTTTCGCCAGCAAATCCCCTAGCGACGGGACCGGCGCAAGCGTGATTCTCGCCTTGGTATGTTGCTCAACCGCACGCAACAACCGCTGCTCGCGCGGCTCGATGATCGTGATTGCCGTCCCTTCGCGACCGGCGCGGCCGGTCCGGCCGATCCGATGCACGTACACTTCCAGCGACGAAGGCAGATCGTAATTGATCACATGAGACACCGACGGAATATCCAATCCCCGCGCGGCCACATCGGTGGCAACGAGGAGTTCGGTTTGTCCGGAGCGAAATGCCTGCATGACGCGATCGCGCTGTACCTGGCTCATCCCGCCGTGAATCGCCTCAGCCCGATACCCGCGACCGTTCAACGCCGCCGTCACCTCATCGACCTCCAAACGGGTCCGGCAAAACACGAGGGTCGACTTGGGGGTGCCGATATCCAGCACGCGGGCCAGCGCCGCAACCTTATACGGGCGGGTCACCACATAGGCGGTCTGCTGTACACGCGGCGCGGCACCGGCTTTCACCGGCTCGCGGGCAATCGTGACGTCGATGGGATTCTTCAAGTGCCGGCGCGCGATAGACGCAATGCGCGGCGGCATCGTCGCCGAGAATAATGCGGTTTGCTTGGTCGCCGGGGTTTCCTCAAGAATGGCGTCGAGGTCGTCGGCGAAGCCCATGTCGAGCATTTCGTCGGCCTCATCCAACACCACCACCTGCAAGTCGGCCAACTTTAAGGTCTTGCGGCGAAGATGATCCAACGCCCGACCCGGCGTCGCCACGATCACTTCCACCCCTCGCCTGAGCGCCTGGAGCTGGGGGCCCATCGCCTGACCGCCGTAGATCGCCAGGACACCGATGCGCAACTCCTTGCCGTATCGCTGTACTGCCTCGCTGACCTGTACGGCCAGCTCCCGCGTAGGCACCAACACCAACGCCGTAGGACGTTGCCGCGGCCCATGGGCAATGCGCTGCAGGAGCGGCAAGGCAAACGCCGCCGTTTTGCCAGTACCGGTGGCGGCTTGCCCCAACAGATCTCGCCCCTCCAGCAACGGAGGAATGGCTTCACGTTGAATCGGGGTCGGCTCTTCGTAGCCCAGCGCCTCAAGGGTGGTTAACAGCGAGGCTTCTAATCCAAGCGCGGCAAAACCGGGTGAGAATCCCTTGGCGGCCGGTTCCGTCGGCGATGGCGTCGTGGTGGTGTGTTTCATGAGGAGGGGCTAAACCTTTCTTGGTCGTCCTAGCTATTCATGCTGGGGGGCCACATAAATTCCAACTCGGGGAACTTCTCTTTGTAGTCGTCGTGGCTGGCGTGGATGACGTTGATGGCTTCGTCGCGGCCATACATGCTCGTAATCTCCACCTTGTTATGCTGAGTGGAGCCCGGCGCCTGCTTGTAGGTCAGGAAATAGTGCTGCAACCGGTCGAGCAGCGTCATGGGGCATTCTTTGAGATCAGTCAACGTACCATAGACGGCATCATCCCGCATCACCGCGATGATCTTGTCGTCCGCTTCCCCGCCGTCCGCCATGCTGAACCCCCCGATCGGCCGGGCCGTGAGCAGAATATCGCTGTGCGGGATCGCCTTCTCAGTGAGCACACAGATATCGAGAGGATCGCCGTCGCCGATCATGTCCGGCCGACCGGCGCGCGCACCGAACAACTTCGCCACCCGCTCACCGCAATAGGTCTGAGGGATGAGCCCGTAATACACGGGGCAAAAATTCGAGAACCGCTGAGGACGGTCGACCTTGAGGAAGCCGGTGGCCTTATCCACCTCATACTTCACCGTATCACTGGGCACGATCTCGATATAGGCCGTCACCAAATCCGGGGACTGGTCCCCCATCGACACCCCGTGCCAGGGATGCGCTTTGAACATCAGGCTCATCAGTCGCCGTGCCGCATCGATTTCCTTCTTGCTCATCCTGCTTCAGTCCCTCCTGTGCATGCCTTCGGAATTGACGGTCTGACGATCGTACGATCCGGCAAGGTCTGGATTAATTCGATGACACACCCGCAATTGGGCAGGGGTATCCGGCTAGAGAAACAGACAGCTTATAACACATTGCAGCCGAATGAAACAGGAGGGCGGCAAAAGTCGGTTCAAGAAGCGAGAAGTCGAGGTGGGGCGCACCGCCCACTGGTCATTCATGATCGGCTATTTGATTCGACCGTCCAGCCCCTGCGCAGGCCGTTCCACTGTTCCTCAAGAATGGTTTCCCGGCCGCCGATAAGGGGACCAGAGCGAGAACGCAGAGCGCAACACGCGTTCCGCGACCGTCCACGAGGTCCGTCCATGTCCCCCCCAGACACCGACACATCCCCTCAAAGGCCTCTCCCGGCAATCCTCGCCGACATCGCCGAGGAACCGACGATTCGTGCCATCATGTCGACACGAGCCGTCACCGTCGCCCTGGACGACTCCCTCGATCGAGCCCGAGAGCTCTTCAATGAACATCATTTCCATCACCTGCTGGTCGTACAGGGTCGGGAATTGCTCGGCATTATTTCAGATCGGGACCTGCTCAAGGCCGTAAGCCCACACATCGGGACATTGTCCGAAACCGATCGTGACCGGGCGACGCTTAATAAACGCGTCCACCAAATCATGAGCCGAAAACTGATCACGGCCACAGCCGACACGACCGTGGAAGCCGCAGCCCGACTGCTGCTTGAGCATCGCGTGTCCTGCCTCCCCGTCATCACAACGACAGGGCTTCTCGAAGGGATCATCACCTGGCGGGATCTCCTTCGCGAATATCTTCGGCACAAGCCCGCCGGCGGCTGATCGCGAGAAGACTCCAGCCGTGGCTCACTACACTGCCCCCTACACGCCAAACAGGACATCCTCGTCCGGCGCCTTTCACGCACCCCTCACATGAGCGCAGTCGTGACGGCAGAACGTGTGCCGCAGCAGAATGGCAGACTCGGACAGATTCCTAGGCAGCCAGCAACGGCTGAGCCGTCGCTGACCGCCCGGGTATGGCGTTTGTCCGTTCGAGGACTTACTGAACCGTGCGAGGTCGGGGCTAGAAGGTGTGGCGCACCCCGAAGAGGAGGCCCATCGTGGAACCGTCACCGTCGGCGGAGTTGCGCTTCCAGGCGGCTTCCATGTTCAGCATGAGGCCTTTCGGCGCGCCCTGAAACAGATTGGTCATGGGATAGTCGAGACCGGCGCCGAACCGCCAGGCAAACGAATCCG
The Nitrospira sp. genome window above contains:
- a CDS encoding DNA alkylation repair protein, translating into MAEPLKNSFGADVPRTIARTIAAVSPRFNEKAFVQSVLEGYDDLALMPRAWKIAHALRRYLPGDYEQALAILLASLDRQSKRT
- a CDS encoding translation initiation factor, which translates into the protein MKQKTRIPIDGEPVVWKSPFAVLKQMDLPQAAQGDTIDRPKEAAREQVTHRGRVDIIRQTAHRGGKTVTLITGFVGVSQAEKEQLAKEMQKACGVGGTVKEGRIEIQGDRRDDVARILSKAGFRPVFAGG
- a CDS encoding YaeQ family protein, which codes for MAPNATIFKAVLHIADVDRNYYEDHTLTLARHPSETDERMMTRVLAFALHAHEALSFGRGIGTEDEPALWQKDLTGLIEWWIEVGLPDERVLRQACGRAKQVCVYTYGGRPAGQWWKENVAALERLNNLTVMNLSPEGSRALAGLSQRQMELHCTIQDGQVLIGDGIQAAQIELATWKAAITAR
- a CDS encoding DUF2132 domain-containing protein: MVHVPPIAHPRDPLHGITLETIVTTLVERHGWAELGRRLPVRCFLHNPSVKSSLTFLRKTPWARERVEGMYIAELP
- a CDS encoding peptide chain release factor 3, encoding MSLPVEKSASDELRREISRRRTFAIISHPDAGKTTLTEKLLLYAGAVHLAGAVQARSTQRQAKSDWMELEQARGISITSTMLQFDYQGARINLLDTPGHQDFSEDTYRTLMAVDSAVMVLDGAKGIEPQTKKLFAVCRKRGIPILTFINKMDQPGRHPFDLLDEIERTLGMTAVPFNWPIGEGAGFQGVYDFQQRQVLFFQRTTHNQRRAPMTVEAFPNPKLAETLGDAYEPLQEEIGLLTGAGTSFDRDRFLAGELTPVFFGSALTNFGVGPFLDAFTTLAPPPGPRHTAQGQIQPTDDAFSGFVFKIQANMDPQHRDRMAFLRICSGRFEKDMMVHHARLGRKIRMTRPHRLFGRDRETIDEAYPGDVVGLVNPGLFTIGDTLTSDPTVTFDPIPHFPPECFGLLRTQDISKHKQFQKGLKQLEEEGVMQIFYSPDHVRREPVLAAVGELQFDVVMSRLEHEYGVKTTVERMPHTMARWIVGDPGAISAVYWPSDTVRLVDQQGRGVMLFTTEHLLAYCIKSNPSIKFLLREEVTGLDS
- a CDS encoding AAA family ATPase → MVDTRVKPTVRKSSKKGPTQTANSSARKKAAPARRSRSTRSKRPGVAVVVLSGSTPLRRNKAAELVAEELKLDLSKVDLSSVVSRREGESEKNINRVFDDAERSGSILFFDGADALFGTRRGSASQYADAGAAHLLQRIEDHQGLVILTTNGKSRIDQALSKQARVSVMVGIKARKPRRPKTTR
- a CDS encoding DEAD/DEAH box helicase family protein, whose amino-acid sequence is MAVTLAPWNAVLRDWQTRAVADVLANPREDYLVTATPAAGKTRFALRIAHHYLAARAAGRVVVVCPTNHLRTQWASAAGQVGIQLDPALSNDQAFEARDYHGAVVTYQQVCLAPEVFRRACRSRKTLVILDELHHAGDGKDWGKALRESFAEAVFRLALSGTPFRSDNNPIPYVRYEQGESQADFTYGYSHSIRDGVCRPILFPSYEGELTWLSDGREHRATFEDGLTFERQRERLKTALLQETWLGPVLSDAHAELQRLRKQEQADAGGLIVTMNQDHARQVAELVYRLTGQRALVAVSDDPSASKTIETFAHHKTQQWLVAVNMVSEGVDIPRLRVGVYATNVLTEMYFRQVVGRFVRMQEKVPKPQRAWLYLPKDATLVHYAKRIKVERDHVLEDIMPSVQRTLFGTAATSLKEYIPLNGVARLDALIGAEEGEPPGEGKAQSEPAVALHDQKNSLRDKHRLLVGAVARKCGVDHRQLNAELIKRTGGRVDQATIPQLERRIALLEKWRDSGFDKKR
- a CDS encoding DEAD/DEAH box helicase; translated protein: MKHTTTTPSPTEPAAKGFSPGFAALGLEASLLTTLEALGYEEPTPIQREAIPPLLEGRDLLGQAATGTGKTAAFALPLLQRIAHGPRQRPTALVLVPTRELAVQVSEAVQRYGKELRIGVLAIYGGQAMGPQLQALRRGVEVIVATPGRALDHLRRKTLKLADLQVVVLDEADEMLDMGFADDLDAILEETPATKQTALFSATMPPRIASIARRHLKNPIDVTIAREPVKAGAAPRVQQTAYVVTRPYKVAALARVLDIGTPKSTLVFCRTRLEVDEVTAALNGRGYRAEAIHGGMSQVQRDRVMQAFRSGQTELLVATDVAARGLDIPSVSHVINYDLPSSLEVYVHRIGRTGRAGREGTAITIIEPREQRLLRAVEQHTKARITLAPVPSLGDLLAKRLERTKASIEATLEAGGLEDFRRVVDALAASADPADVAAAAIKLVYGSHGGDQADEEIPAVPVRAPEPYRASRPSYGSSAPQSGDRGRAPRGGPGRGGRAAGTVRVYVGAGRAAGIRPGDLVGAIANEAGVPSRLIGAIEVEERFSLVDVPEEAARQIIEALGRARIKGQKVPVRVFRD
- a CDS encoding inorganic pyrophosphatase — its product is MSKKEIDAARRLMSLMFKAHPWHGVSMGDQSPDLVTAYIEIVPSDTVKYEVDKATGFLKVDRPQRFSNFCPVYYGLIPQTYCGERVAKLFGARAGRPDMIGDGDPLDICVLTEKAIPHSDILLTARPIGGFSMADGGEADDKIIAVMRDDAVYGTLTDLKECPMTLLDRLQHYFLTYKQAPGSTQHNKVEITSMYGRDEAINVIHASHDDYKEKFPELEFMWPPSMNS